One Fusobacterium nucleatum genomic window carries:
- the ribD gene encoding bifunctional diaminohydroxyphosphoribosylaminopyrimidine deaminase/5-amino-6-(5-phosphoribosylamino)uracil reductase RibD — MDEVLDEKYMARAIELAKRGTGGVNPNPLVGAVVVKDGKIIGEGWHKKFGGPHAEVWALNEAGENAEGATIYVTLEPCSHQGKTPPCARRIVEAGIKRCVVACIDPNPLVAGKGMKIIEDAGIDIKLGVLEKEAKDVNKIFLKYIENKVPYLFLKCGITLDGKIATRSGKSKWITNEIAREKVQFLRTKFMAIMVGINTVLKDNPSLDSRLDEEKFGIKKRNPFRVVIDPNLESPIEAKFLNFNDNKAIIVTSSDNRELEKIEKYKNLGTRFIFLEGKTFKMKDILKELGKLEIDSVLLEGGSRLISTAFKENIIDAGEIFIAPKIIGDNSAIPFIDGFNFDSMEDIFKLSNPKFNIYGDNISIEFEKL; from the coding sequence ATGGATGAAGTTTTAGATGAAAAATATATGGCAAGGGCCATTGAATTAGCTAAAAGAGGAACAGGTGGTGTAAATCCAAATCCTCTAGTTGGTGCAGTTGTAGTTAAAGATGGTAAAATTATTGGTGAGGGTTGGCATAAAAAATTTGGTGGACCTCATGCAGAAGTTTGGGCTTTAAATGAAGCTGGAGAAAATGCAGAAGGTGCAACTATCTATGTAACCTTAGAGCCTTGTTCTCATCAAGGAAAAACCCCTCCATGTGCAAGAAGAATTGTTGAAGCAGGTATAAAAAGATGTGTTGTTGCTTGTATTGATCCCAATCCTTTAGTTGCAGGTAAAGGTATGAAAATAATAGAAGATGCTGGAATTGATATTAAACTTGGAGTTTTAGAAAAAGAAGCCAAAGATGTAAATAAAATATTTTTAAAATATATAGAAAATAAAGTTCCTTATCTATTTTTAAAATGTGGAATTACTCTTGATGGAAAAATAGCAACAAGAAGTGGGAAATCTAAATGGATAACCAATGAGATAGCTAGAGAAAAAGTTCAATTTTTAAGAACTAAATTCATGGCTATTATGGTGGGAATAAATACTGTTTTAAAAGATAATCCAAGTTTAGATTCAAGACTTGATGAAGAAAAATTTGGAATAAAAAAAAGAAATCCTTTTAGAGTTGTTATTGACCCTAATCTTGAAAGTCCAATAGAAGCAAAATTTTTAAACTTTAATGATAATAAGGCAATAATAGTTACATCTAGTGATAATAGAGAACTTGAAAAAATTGAAAAATATAAAAACCTAGGAACAAGATTTATTTTTCTTGAAGGAAAAACATTTAAAATGAAAGATATATTAAAAGAGTTAGGAAAATTAGAAATTGATTCTGTTCTTTTAGAAGGAGGAAGTAGACTTATTTCAACTGCTTTCAAAGAAAATATTATTGATGCTGGAGAAATATTTATTGCTCCAAAAATTATTGGAGATAATTCTGCTATTCCTTTTATAGATGGATTTAATTTTGACAGTATGGAAGATATTTTTAAACTTTCCAATCCTAAGTTCAATATTTATGGAGATAACATTTCCATAGAGTTCGAAAAGTTGTAG
- a CDS encoding ISL3 family transposase: MISLSLANFIKTILNIQDDNISFPEEDYCQIIQKGNYVIKVFKGFIKSSYCSCPHCNSKNIVKNGSRERNIKFIPFQNYNIELNLSIQRHICKDCKKTFSPSTSIAKDNSNISNNLKYTIAQELQENISLTFIAKKYNLSISSVQRIMDECYSDFKVNKDHLPETMCIDEFKSVKNIDGAMSFVFADYQTKNIIDIVEDRRLNSLTEYFSRFSLEARNNVKYICMDMYSPYISLVKSIFPESEIVLDKFHIVNLVSRAFNQTRISIMNSLKDDSLKRKLKLFWKLLQKYYPDLCQEPYYCPSFKYKLSTKKKVDYLLEKSPELDVNFNIYQDILQAIRHNNFKRFENIVKKNLAKKEKVSKQMLTALKTLKKYMKYIENMFKSNITNGLIEGLNNKIKSIKRTAFGYSNFSNFKKRILIQAGIISISA, encoded by the coding sequence GTGATTTCATTGTCTCTAGCTAATTTTATCAAAACTATCTTAAATATTCAAGATGATAATATTTCTTTTCCAGAAGAAGATTATTGTCAGATTATTCAAAAAGGTAATTATGTAATTAAAGTTTTTAAAGGTTTTATTAAATCTAGTTATTGTTCTTGTCCTCATTGTAATTCTAAAAATATTGTTAAAAATGGTTCTAGGGAACGTAATATTAAATTTATTCCTTTTCAAAATTACAATATTGAACTTAATCTTAGTATACAAAGGCATATCTGCAAAGATTGTAAAAAAACTTTTTCTCCTTCTACTAGTATTGCTAAAGATAATTCTAATATTTCTAATAACCTTAAATACACTATTGCGCAAGAACTTCAAGAAAATATTTCTCTTACTTTTATTGCTAAGAAGTACAATCTTTCTATTTCTTCAGTTCAAAGAATTATGGATGAGTGTTACTCTGATTTTAAGGTTAATAAAGACCATTTACCTGAAACTATGTGTATTGACGAGTTTAAATCAGTTAAAAATATTGATGGCGCTATGTCTTTTGTTTTTGCTGATTATCAAACTAAAAATATTATTGATATTGTTGAAGATAGAAGATTAAATTCCTTGACAGAATATTTTTCAAGATTTTCACTTGAAGCTAGGAATAATGTAAAATATATCTGTATGGATATGTATTCTCCATATATTAGTTTAGTAAAATCTATTTTTCCTGAGTCTGAGATAGTATTAGATAAATTTCATATTGTTAATCTAGTTAGTAGAGCATTTAACCAAACTAGAATATCCATAATGAATTCCCTTAAAGATGATTCATTAAAAAGAAAATTAAAACTATTTTGGAAGTTACTCCAAAAATATTATCCTGACCTTTGTCAAGAACCATATTATTGTCCAAGCTTTAAATACAAACTTAGCACTAAGAAAAAAGTGGACTATCTTCTAGAAAAAAGTCCTGAATTAGATGTTAATTTTAATATATATCAAGATATTCTTCAAGCAATAAGACATAATAATTTTAAAAGATTTGAAAATATTGTAAAGAAAAATCTAGCCAAAAAGGAGAAAGTATCTAAACAAATGCTTACAGCTTTAAAGACTTTAAAAAAATATATGAAATATATTGAAAATATGTTTAAATCAAACATTACAAATGGGTTGATAGAAGGTTTAAACAATAAAATTAAGTCAATAAAGAGAACAGCATTTGGATATTCAAATTTTAGTAATTTTAAAAAGCGCATATTAATTCAAGCAGGAATTATATCAATTAGTGCTTAA
- the ribE gene encoding riboflavin synthase yields the protein MFTGLVEEKGSVISLNSGDKSIKLKIKASKVLENVKLGDSIATNGVCLTVTEFSKDYFVADCMFETISRSNLKRLKAGDEVNLEKSITLATPLGGHLVTGDVDCEGKIVSITQEGIAKIYEIKISRKYMRYIVEKGRATIDGASLTVISLTDDTFSVSLIPHTQEKIILGSKKVGDIVNIETDLVGKYIERFVYFDKLEEKENKKSKITREFLLENGF from the coding sequence ATGTTTACAGGTTTAGTTGAAGAAAAAGGTAGTGTAATTTCTTTAAATAGTGGAGATAAATCTATCAAATTAAAAATAAAAGCAAGTAAAGTTTTAGAAAATGTTAAACTTGGAGATAGCATAGCAACTAATGGTGTGTGTCTAACAGTTACTGAATTTTCAAAAGATTATTTTGTTGCAGATTGTATGTTTGAAACTATTTCTAGGTCTAATTTAAAAAGATTAAAAGCAGGAGATGAAGTGAATTTAGAAAAATCTATCACTCTAGCAACACCACTTGGTGGACACTTAGTTACAGGTGATGTGGATTGTGAAGGTAAGATTGTTTCTATCACACAAGAAGGAATTGCTAAAATTTATGAGATAAAAATTAGCAGAAAATATATGAGATACATTGTTGAAAAAGGGAGAGCTACCATTGATGGAGCTAGTCTTACAGTTATTTCTTTAACAGATGATACTTTCTCTGTTTCTCTTATACCTCATACACAAGAAAAAATTATATTAGGAAGTAAAAAAGTTGGGGACATTGTAAATATTGAAACTGACTTAGTTGGAAAATATATTGAAAGATTTGTCTATTTTGACAAACTTGAAGAAAAAGAAAATAAAAAAAGTAAAATTACAAGAGAATTTTTACTTGAAAATGGTTTTTAG
- the ribE gene encoding 6,7-dimethyl-8-ribityllumazine synthase — MKVSEGKFNGQGVKIAIVAARFNEFITSKLIGGAEDILRRHEVQDDDINLFWVPGAFEIPLIAKKLAQSKKYDAVITLGAVIKGSTPHFDYVCAEVSKGVAHVSLESEIPVIFGVLTTNSIEEAIERAGTKAGNKGADAAMTAIEMINLIKGI, encoded by the coding sequence ATGAAAGTATCTGAAGGAAAATTTAATGGACAAGGAGTAAAAATTGCAATAGTTGCAGCTAGATTTAATGAATTTATTACATCTAAATTAATAGGTGGAGCAGAAGATATTTTAAGAAGACACGAAGTTCAAGATGATGATATAAATCTGTTTTGGGTACCTGGGGCATTTGAAATTCCTTTAATAGCTAAAAAATTAGCACAATCTAAAAAATATGATGCAGTTATAACATTAGGAGCAGTTATAAAAGGTTCTACACCTCACTTTGACTATGTATGTGCAGAAGTATCAAAAGGTGTTGCTCATGTTAGCTTAGAAAGTGAAATTCCTGTAATATTTGGAGTTTTAACAACTAACTCAATAGAAGAAGCTATTGAAAGAGCAGGAACAAAAGCAGGAAATAAAGGAGCTGATGCTGCTATGACTGCTATTGAAATGATTAATTTAATAAAAGGAATCTAA
- a CDS encoding pyridoxal phosphate-dependent aminotransferase — translation MKKIDLNKTYERRGTDSVKWDHMDFLDNRATKNTLPLWLSDMEFKVADEILETLKNRIDHGFLGHSMAGDEYLNAVCNWYKNKFNWTIDKNSIFYSPGILPAIGFVISALTNLEDGVIIQPPVFYPFSELIKGQGRTVINNNLINENGYYKIDFSDLREKASDPKNKLLILCSPHNPVGRVWTKEELEEIVKICEETNTYILSDEIHCDLTRKNIQHLPIRTVTNYKNIIVAVSPSKTFNVAGLPIASIVIDDEKLREIWLKETKNKYYIRFAPPLDMVLSIAAYNKCGYWLEQVLDYIEDNFNFMEKYLKENLPKINYKKPEGTYLAWVNFGAYVDYKELLDILITKYDLLIESGHVFGKPGEGYFRISVACPRVYLEEGLKRIVVAIKELTNMNKK, via the coding sequence ATGAAAAAGATAGACTTAAATAAGACTTATGAAAGAAGAGGAACAGATAGTGTAAAATGGGATCATATGGACTTTTTAGATAATCGTGCTACTAAGAACACACTACCACTTTGGTTATCAGATATGGAATTTAAAGTAGCTGATGAAATATTAGAAACTTTAAAAAATAGAATTGATCATGGTTTTTTAGGACATTCAATGGCAGGAGATGAATATTTGAATGCTGTATGTAATTGGTATAAAAATAAATTTAATTGGACAATTGATAAAAATTCAATATTTTATTCCCCTGGAATTTTACCTGCAATAGGTTTTGTTATTTCTGCATTAACAAATCTTGAAGATGGTGTTATTATTCAACCTCCTGTATTTTATCCTTTTTCTGAATTAATAAAAGGGCAAGGAAGAACAGTTATAAATAATAATTTAATTAATGAAAATGGTTATTACAAAATTGATTTTTCTGATTTAAGAGAAAAAGCAAGTGACCCTAAAAATAAATTATTAATTTTGTGTTCACCACATAATCCAGTTGGTCGTGTGTGGACTAAGGAAGAATTAGAAGAAATTGTAAAAATTTGTGAAGAAACAAATACTTATATTCTTTCTGATGAAATACATTGTGACTTAACTAGAAAAAATATTCAACATCTTCCAATAAGAACAGTTACTAATTATAAAAATATTATTGTTGCTGTATCTCCAAGCAAAACTTTTAATGTTGCTGGATTACCTATTGCTTCAATAGTAATTGATGATGAAAAATTAAGAGAAATATGGTTAAAAGAAACTAAAAACAAATACTATATCCGTTTTGCACCTCCTTTGGATATGGTTTTATCAATAGCAGCATATAATAAGTGTGGATATTGGTTAGAACAAGTTTTAGATTATATAGAAGATAATTTTAATTTTATGGAAAAATATTTAAAAGAAAATTTACCTAAAATTAATTATAAAAAACCAGAAGGAACATACTTAGCTTGGGTTAATTTTGGAGCTTATGTAGATTATAAAGAACTTTTAGATATTTTAATAACTAAATATGATCTATTAATTGAAAGTGGTCATGTTTTTGGTAAACCAGGAGAAGGATATTTTAGAATAAGTGTTGCTTGTCCAAGAGTTTATTTAGAGGAAGGATTAAAGAGAATAGTTGTAGCAATAAAAGAGTTGACAAATATGAATAAAAAATAA
- a CDS encoding dynamin family protein — translation METLKVFNKKKEDIFKMLSNLLSTLKEGKELGVDIEPEYITKIEKSIDENENKKLKVVLIGGFSEGKTSIAAAWLEEYDKNKMKIAMTESTDDIREYNIGNINLVDTPGLFGFKETANKEKYKDITKKYISEANIVLYVMNSDNPIKESHKEEIQWLFKDLNLLPRTVFILSRFDNVADIEDENDYNGMLKIKRENVLKRLEDFEVINAEDSQKLPIVAVAANPFDEGIEYWLGNLDEFKKISHIDSLQHATSDIVEKNGGIDSILLETQKSIITEVLESKIPLAKSKVTKLDEEYRNLNNVINKMKGELSNLDIKIFDAKKYLKSFIVNLFTDLILQLEGTTIETFNQFFEKNLGDKGIILNTKILDEFDKKVFDIETDVHRLEKNFNNQIDNFGDFTQDNSLEKFKIGSQIMKNANLGLTNATVIAVRDFLNLSIKFKPWEAVKIANYINKGIPIIGSVLGLGFELWDSYNKEQQKEKFLSAKNEMKETFSKQREEYIELVDNPEEFDKKIFKNYIELSDRSNKLLNELSEKEKTKEIFKNWMEKAKAIDNNLKTLKVNEK, via the coding sequence ATGGAGACACTAAAGGTATTTAATAAGAAAAAAGAAGATATTTTTAAGATGTTAAGTAACCTTCTTTCAACTTTAAAAGAAGGAAAGGAACTAGGTGTTGATATTGAGCCAGAATATATAACTAAAATTGAAAAATCTATTGATGAAAATGAAAATAAGAAATTAAAAGTTGTTCTGATTGGTGGATTTTCAGAAGGAAAAACAAGTATTGCAGCAGCTTGGTTAGAAGAATACGATAAGAACAAAATGAAAATAGCTATGACTGAGTCTACTGATGATATTAGAGAATACAATATAGGTAATATAAATTTAGTTGATACTCCAGGATTATTTGGATTTAAAGAAACAGCTAATAAAGAAAAATATAAGGACATAACAAAAAAATATATCAGTGAAGCTAATATAGTACTTTATGTAATGAACTCTGATAATCCTATTAAAGAGAGTCACAAAGAAGAAATTCAATGGTTATTTAAAGATTTAAATTTACTACCTAGAACCGTATTCATATTAAGTCGTTTTGATAATGTGGCTGATATTGAAGATGAAAATGACTATAATGGAATGTTAAAAATTAAAAGAGAAAATGTATTAAAAAGATTAGAAGATTTTGAAGTTATCAATGCAGAAGATAGTCAGAAATTACCAATAGTAGCTGTTGCAGCGAATCCTTTTGATGAAGGAATTGAGTATTGGCTAGGAAATCTAGATGAATTTAAAAAAATTTCACATATAGATAGTTTACAACATGCTACATCTGACATAGTAGAAAAAAATGGAGGTATAGATAGTATATTATTAGAAACTCAAAAAAGTATAATAACAGAGGTTTTAGAGTCAAAAATACCATTAGCAAAGTCAAAAGTTACTAAGTTAGATGAAGAGTATAGAAATCTTAATAATGTAATAAATAAGATGAAAGGAGAACTTAGCAATCTAGATATCAAGATATTTGATGCAAAAAAATATTTAAAAAGCTTTATTGTAAACTTATTTACAGACTTAATATTGCAATTAGAAGGAACTACTATAGAAACTTTTAATCAATTTTTTGAAAAAAATCTTGGGGATAAAGGAATTATTTTAAATACTAAAATACTTGATGAATTTGATAAAAAAGTTTTTGATATAGAAACTGATGTTCATAGATTAGAAAAAAATTTTAATAATCAAATAGATAATTTTGGGGACTTTACTCAGGATAATTCTTTAGAAAAATTTAAAATTGGAAGCCAAATAATGAAAAATGCTAATCTAGGTCTTACAAATGCAACAGTAATAGCAGTTAGAGATTTTTTAAATTTATCAATTAAATTTAAACCTTGGGAAGCTGTTAAAATAGCTAATTATATAAATAAGGGAATTCCTATTATAGGGTCTGTACTAGGATTGGGATTTGAATTATGGGATAGTTATAATAAAGAACAACAAAAGGAAAAGTTTCTAAGTGCAAAAAATGAAATGAAAGAGACTTTTTCAAAACAACGTGAAGAATATATTGAACTTGTAGACAATCCAGAAGAGTTTGATAAAAAGATATTTAAAAATTATATTGAACTAAGTGACCGTAGCAATAAGCTTTTAAATGAACTTTCAGAAAAAGAAAAAACAAAGGAAATATTTAAAAATTGGATGGAAAAAGCAAAAGCTATTGATAATAATTTAAAAACTTTAAAAGTGAATGAAAAATAG
- a CDS encoding NUDIX hydrolase, with amino-acid sequence MKILDTPNLKFLKVGLDTDPLNNHNLEYLEKQNAIAALILNHSGDKVLFVNQYRAGVHNYIYEVPAGLIENNEEPIFALEREVREETGYKREDYDILYDSNTGFLVSPGYTTEKIYIYIIKLKSDDIVPLELDLDETENLYTRWIDIRDAGKLTLDMKTIFSLHIYANLIK; translated from the coding sequence ATGAAAATATTAGACACACCTAATTTAAAATTTTTGAAAGTTGGACTTGATACTGATCCTTTAAACAATCATAATTTAGAGTATTTGGAAAAACAAAATGCTATTGCCGCTCTAATTTTAAATCATTCAGGAGACAAAGTTCTATTTGTAAATCAATATAGAGCTGGTGTTCATAATTATATCTATGAAGTTCCTGCTGGACTTATTGAAAATAATGAAGAACCTATTTTTGCTCTTGAAAGAGAAGTCAGAGAAGAAACAGGATATAAAAGAGAAGATTATGATATATTATATGATAGTAACACAGGCTTTTTGGTTTCTCCTGGATACACAACAGAAAAAATTTATATTTATATTATAAAGTTAAAATCAGATGACATTGTTCCTTTGGAATTAGATTTAGATGAAACAGAAAATCTTTATACAAGATGGATAGATATTAGAGATGCTGGAAAATTAACTCTTGATATGAAAACTATATTTTCTTTACATATATATGCAAATTTAATAAAATAG
- a CDS encoding bifunctional 3,4-dihydroxy-2-butanone-4-phosphate synthase/GTP cyclohydrolase II: MIYKIEDVLEDIKNGIPLIIVDDENRENEGDLFVAAEKATYESINLMATYARGLTCIPMSTEYAIRLNLDPMTARNTDAKCTAFTVSVDAKEGTTTGISIADRLTTIKKLADINSVASDFTRPGHIFPLIAKDNGVLEREGHTEATVDLCKICGLAPVSVICEILKDDGTMARMDDLEIFAKQHNLKIITIADLIKYRKRTQELMKIEVVANMPTDNGTFKIVGFENHIDGKEHIALVKGDVKGKDGVTVRIHSECFTGDILGSLRCDCGSQLKTAMRRIDRLGEGVILYLRQEGRGIGLLNKLRAYNLQEEGMDTLDANLHLGFGADMRDYAVAAQMLKALGVKSIKLLTNNPLKINGLEEYGIPVVEREEIEIEHNKVNKIYLKTKKERMGHLLKIK, from the coding sequence ATGATTTACAAAATTGAGGATGTATTAGAAGATATTAAAAATGGTATTCCTCTAATAATAGTAGATGATGAAAATAGAGAAAATGAAGGTGACCTTTTTGTTGCTGCTGAAAAAGCAACTTATGAAAGTATTAATCTTATGGCAACTTATGCAAGAGGTTTAACTTGTATACCTATGTCAACTGAATATGCAATTAGATTAAATTTAGATCCAATGACTGCAAGAAATACTGATGCAAAATGTACTGCTTTTACTGTATCTGTTGATGCAAAAGAGGGAACTACAACTGGAATTTCAATAGCAGATAGACTTACAACTATAAAAAAATTAGCAGATATTAATTCTGTAGCTAGTGATTTCACAAGACCTGGACATATTTTCCCTTTGATTGCAAAAGATAATGGAGTTCTTGAAAGAGAAGGACATACTGAAGCTACTGTAGATTTATGTAAAATTTGTGGACTTGCTCCTGTATCTGTTATCTGTGAAATTTTAAAAGATGATGGTACTATGGCAAGAATGGATGATTTAGAAATTTTTGCTAAGCAACATAATTTAAAAATTATTACAATAGCAGATTTGATAAAATATAGAAAAAGAACTCAAGAATTAATGAAAATTGAAGTTGTAGCCAATATGCCAACTGATAATGGTACTTTTAAAATAGTTGGTTTTGAAAACCATATTGATGGTAAAGAACATATTGCACTTGTTAAAGGTGATGTTAAAGGTAAAGATGGAGTTACAGTTAGAATACACTCTGAATGTTTTACAGGAGATATTTTAGGTTCTTTAAGATGTGATTGTGGTTCTCAATTAAAAACTGCAATGAGAAGAATTGATAGACTTGGAGAAGGAGTTATTCTTTATCTAAGACAAGAAGGTAGAGGAATAGGACTTTTAAATAAATTAAGAGCTTATAACCTTCAGGAAGAAGGAATGGATACACTAGATGCAAATCTACATCTTGGTTTTGGTGCAGATATGAGAGATTATGCTGTTGCTGCACAAATGTTAAAAGCACTAGGAGTTAAATCTATAAAACTTTTAACAAATAATCCATTAAAAATAAATGGACTTGAAGAATATGGAATACCTGTTGTTGAAAGAGAAGAAATTGAAATTGAACATAACAAAGTCAATAAAATATACTTAAAAACTAAAAAAGAAAGAATGGGACATCTTTTAAAAATTAAATAA
- a CDS encoding XRE family transcriptional regulator, whose protein sequence is MDRLNILVSENIKRIRQEKNLSLGDLAKLSDVSKSMLAQIERGEGNPTLSTLWKIANGMQVSFNTLIAQPKLPYKVTKLAEIEPILDMNGGLKNYSLFSDIENNFSVYQIEVGKEISWISEAHLCGTAEFVIVIQGTLEIKLEEKTFILKKGENLWFKADVPHGYCNLDEGTTIFHNILYNK, encoded by the coding sequence TTGGATAGATTAAATATATTAGTTTCAGAAAATATAAAGAGAATCAGACAAGAAAAAAATTTAAGTCTGGGTGATTTAGCTAAATTAAGTGATGTGAGTAAATCAATGCTTGCACAAATTGAAAGAGGTGAAGGAAATCCAACACTTTCTACTCTTTGGAAAATTGCAAATGGAATGCAAGTATCTTTTAATACTTTAATTGCTCAACCTAAGTTGCCATATAAAGTTACTAAACTTGCAGAAATTGAGCCAATACTTGATATGAATGGTGGGTTAAAAAATTATTCTTTATTTTCTGATATTGAAAATAATTTTAGTGTTTACCAAATAGAAGTAGGTAAAGAAATTTCTTGGATTTCAGAAGCGCATTTATGTGGTACAGCAGAATTTGTAATTGTTATACAAGGAACTCTTGAAATAAAATTAGAAGAAAAAACTTTTATTTTAAAAAAAGGTGAAAATCTTTGGTTTAAAGCTGATGTTCCACATGGTTATTGTAATCTAGATGAAGGAACTACAATATTTCACAATATACTATATAATAAATAA
- a CDS encoding ISL3 family transposase, with amino-acid sequence MISLSLANFIKTILNIQDDNISFPEEDYCQIIQKGNYVIKVFKGFIKSSYCSCPHCNSKNIVKNGSRERNIKFIPFQNYNIELNLSIQRHICKDCKKTFSPSTSIAKDNSNISNNLKYTIAQELQENISLTFIAKKYNLSISSVQRIMDECYSDFKVNKDYLPETMCIDEFKSVKNIDGAMSFVFADYQTKNIIDIVEDRRLNSLTEYFSRFSLEARNNVKYICMDMYSPYISLVKSIFPESEIVLDKFHIVNLVSRAFNQTRISIMNSLKDDSLKRKLKLFWKLLQKYYPDLCQEPYYCPSFKYKLSTKKKVDYLLEKSPELDVNFNIYQDILQAIRHNNFKRFENIVKKNLAKKEKVSKQMLTALKTLKKYMKYIENMFKSNITNGLIEGLNNKIKSIKRTAFGYSNFSNFKKRILIQAGIISISA; translated from the coding sequence GTGATTTCATTGTCTCTAGCTAATTTTATCAAAACTATCTTAAATATTCAAGATGATAATATTTCTTTTCCAGAAGAAGATTATTGTCAGATTATTCAAAAAGGTAATTATGTAATTAAAGTTTTTAAAGGTTTTATTAAATCTAGTTATTGTTCTTGTCCTCATTGTAATTCTAAAAATATTGTTAAAAATGGTTCTAGGGAACGTAATATTAAATTTATTCCTTTTCAAAATTACAATATTGAACTTAATCTTAGTATACAAAGGCATATCTGCAAAGATTGTAAAAAAACTTTTTCTCCTTCTACTAGTATTGCTAAAGATAATTCTAATATTTCTAATAACCTTAAATACACTATTGCGCAAGAACTTCAAGAAAATATTTCTCTTACTTTTATTGCTAAGAAGTACAATCTTTCTATTTCTTCAGTTCAAAGAATTATGGATGAGTGTTACTCTGATTTTAAGGTTAATAAAGACTATTTACCTGAAACTATGTGTATTGACGAGTTTAAATCAGTTAAAAATATTGATGGCGCTATGTCTTTTGTTTTTGCTGATTATCAAACTAAAAATATTATTGATATTGTTGAAGATAGAAGATTAAATTCCTTGACAGAATATTTTTCAAGATTTTCACTTGAAGCTAGGAATAATGTAAAATATATCTGTATGGATATGTATTCTCCATATATTAGTTTAGTAAAATCTATTTTTCCTGAGTCTGAGATAGTATTAGATAAATTTCATATTGTTAATCTAGTTAGTAGAGCATTTAACCAAACTAGAATATCCATAATGAATTCCCTTAAAGATGATTCATTAAAAAGAAAATTAAAACTATTTTGGAAGTTACTCCAAAAATATTATCCTGACCTTTGTCAAGAACCATATTATTGTCCAAGCTTTAAATACAAACTTAGCACTAAGAAAAAAGTGGACTATCTTCTAGAAAAAAGTCCTGAATTAGATGTTAATTTTAATATATATCAAGATATTCTTCAAGCAATAAGACATAATAATTTTAAAAGATTTGAAAATATTGTAAAGAAAAATCTAGCCAAAAAGGAGAAAGTATCTAAACAAATGCTTACAGCTTTAAAGACTTTAAAAAAATATATGAAATATATTGAAAATATGTTTAAATCAAACATTACAAATGGGTTGATAGAAGGTTTAAACAATAAAATTAAGTCAATAAAGAGAACAGCATTTGGATATTCAAATTTTAGTAATTTTAAAAAGCGCATATTAATTCAAGCAGGAATTATATCAATTAGTGCTTAA